A single Bifidobacterium scardovii JCM 12489 = DSM 13734 DNA region contains:
- a CDS encoding TrkH family potassium uptake protein has protein sequence MSNLVFDESSSNREASRGYAWWFSGDTFEKAAAEERRPHRHTFTHRMISHPGRLTIIYFLLLVVVSTTMLLLPPSTPKTETTSFSTALFTAVSALSTCGISIVNSTTHWTTFGQAVLLVSVQMGGLGVMTFASMIALAVNHHMKATQRLLTASELGTTKLSEIRGVLAVVVTTTFVIESITFFALFPGLLHVNKGDWGKTGWEALFFAVMSYNNAGFTPDGAGLHVNDWAVGMPIMLSAFCGTLGFPVLLNLMRCARNHTPPRRWSLHTKVTLAMTFLIVAASLTWFLLVEWDNPFLFRDADVETRLRHAVVAAVMPRSSGFDLSWVPQVSEATKVFMSAVMFVGGGSTSTAGGIRVTTFAVILLVCRASFTGHKDVTAFRKRIHTNVAMTAVSITTTCLMLVLAASVGLMLVSGATLSNALFDACSAFGLGGYSVGVAREDNPAALAILAVTMVVGRLGPMTIAYSISRPRALEAVRYPTEPLVVG, from the coding sequence ATGTCGAATCTCGTCTTTGACGAGTCCTCCTCCAACCGCGAGGCCTCGCGGGGATACGCCTGGTGGTTCTCCGGCGACACCTTCGAGAAGGCGGCGGCCGAGGAGCGCCGCCCGCACCGGCACACCTTCACCCACCGGATGATCTCGCATCCCGGCCGGCTGACCATCATCTACTTCCTGCTGCTGGTGGTCGTCTCGACGACCATGCTGCTGCTGCCGCCCTCCACGCCGAAAACCGAGACGACCTCGTTCTCCACCGCGCTGTTCACCGCCGTCTCGGCGCTGTCGACCTGCGGCATCTCGATCGTCAACTCCACCACGCACTGGACCACCTTCGGCCAGGCGGTGCTGCTGGTGTCCGTGCAGATGGGCGGCCTCGGCGTCATGACCTTCGCCTCGATGATCGCGCTGGCCGTGAACCACCACATGAAGGCCACCCAGCGGCTGCTCACCGCCAGCGAGCTCGGCACCACCAAGCTCAGCGAGATCAGGGGCGTGCTCGCCGTGGTCGTCACCACCACCTTCGTCATCGAGTCCATCACCTTCTTCGCCCTGTTCCCCGGCCTGTTGCACGTCAACAAGGGCGACTGGGGCAAAACCGGCTGGGAGGCGCTGTTCTTCGCCGTCATGTCGTACAACAACGCCGGTTTCACGCCGGACGGCGCCGGGCTGCACGTCAACGACTGGGCCGTCGGCATGCCGATCATGCTCTCCGCGTTCTGCGGCACGCTCGGCTTCCCGGTGCTGCTCAACCTCATGCGCTGCGCCCGCAACCACACGCCGCCGCGGCGCTGGAGCCTGCACACCAAGGTGACGCTGGCCATGACCTTCCTCATCGTCGCCGCCTCGCTGACCTGGTTCCTGCTGGTCGAATGGGACAACCCGTTCCTGTTCCGCGACGCGGACGTGGAGACCCGTCTGCGGCATGCGGTGGTGGCGGCCGTCATGCCGCGCAGCTCGGGCTTCGACCTGTCGTGGGTGCCGCAGGTGAGCGAGGCCACCAAGGTGTTCATGAGCGCGGTCATGTTCGTCGGCGGAGGCAGCACCTCCACGGCCGGCGGCATCCGCGTCACCACCTTCGCGGTGATCCTGCTCGTCTGCCGTGCCTCGTTCACCGGACACAAGGACGTCACCGCGTTCCGCAAGCGCATCCACACGAATGTGGCGATGACGGCGGTCAGCATCACCACCACCTGCCTGATGCTCGTGCTCGCGGCGTCGGTCGGGCTGATGCTAGTGTCCGGCGCGACGCTGTCCAACGCCCTGTTCGACGCCTGCTCGGCGTTCGGCCTCGGCGGATATTCGGTCGGCGTGGCCCGCGAGGACAATCCCGCGGCGCTGGCGATCCTCGCCGTCACCATGGTGGTCGGCCGCCTCGGGCCGATGACGATCGCCTATTCGATCAGCCGACCGCGCGCGCTCGAGGCGGTGCGCTACCCGACCGAGCCGCTGGTCGTCGGGTGA
- a CDS encoding potassium channel family protein, giving the protein MADNSRSVLVVGLGRFGSSVATTLDAMGQDVLAVDKDPGLVNRWSSQVPTVQADMTDVLAVEQLNATDFSTAIVAIGDSVEASVITTGNLLDAGISDIWAKSVSKEHARILQRIGARHIINAETDAGKRVGHLVSGNYLDYIEIEGAHTVVKIHTPPHVVGYSIEDARVHERYGITVVGIKSPGKEFEYGSKELTMHRNDELIIMGKEDQIDKFIHG; this is encoded by the coding sequence ATGGCCGATAACAGCAGAAGCGTGCTGGTGGTCGGGCTGGGCCGCTTCGGCAGCTCGGTGGCGACCACGCTCGACGCGATGGGGCAGGACGTGCTCGCCGTCGACAAGGACCCGGGACTGGTCAACCGCTGGTCGTCGCAGGTCCCGACCGTGCAGGCCGACATGACGGACGTGCTCGCCGTGGAGCAGCTCAACGCCACCGATTTCAGCACCGCGATCGTCGCGATCGGCGACAGCGTCGAGGCGTCGGTGATCACCACCGGCAACCTGCTGGACGCCGGTATCTCCGATATCTGGGCGAAGTCCGTGTCGAAGGAGCACGCGCGCATCCTGCAGCGCATCGGCGCGCGCCACATCATCAACGCGGAGACCGACGCCGGCAAGCGCGTCGGGCATCTGGTGAGCGGCAACTATCTCGACTACATCGAGATCGAGGGCGCGCACACCGTCGTCAAGATCCACACGCCCCCGCACGTGGTCGGCTACAGCATCGAGGACGCGCGCGTGCACGAGCGCTACGGCATCACCGTGGTCGGCATCAAGTCGCCGGGCAAGGAATTCGAATACGGTTCCAAGGAACTGACCATGCACCGCAACGACGAGCTCATCATCATGGGCAAGGAGGACCAGATCGACAAGTTCATCCACGGATAG
- a CDS encoding DNA gyrase/topoisomerase IV subunit B: MAKESYGADSLTVLEGLDAVRKRPGMYIGTTDSQGLMHCLWEIIDNSVDEALAGACDRITVTLHTDGSVEVADNGRGIPVDVEPKTGLTGVEVVLTKLHAGAKFGNASYNAAGGLHGVGSSVVNALSSRLDVEVDRDGKTHHMAFHQGHPGVYTDADPANPFPDSPFKRTRKNRPTELEIIGKVSPKTTGTRIRYWADPEIFNDTAEFSYEQLIDRVRQTSFLVPGLKITVIDETVPETGDESVDELREVDDAAMPEEQASPEAGDAVAHESESDGADAGTEDGGASPDIPSAAVTLAKSDAANHAHRRVEEFCHTGGVRDFVDFLSQGEPVSDIWRITGEDTYVEETQAVGEGGELHAQKETRTCGVDIALRWVNGYDTVMRSFVNVVETPGGGMHVDGFLLGITKQVRKTVEDNARKLKVNLKDSNTRIERDDILAGLVAVVTVRIAEPQFQGQTKDVLGTAPVKPIVTRMTDKQFGELITGSKRGYKEQSGRVLEKIVGEMHARIQARKTKEVTRRKNALESASMPPKLSDCQPGNDDVAELFIVEGDSALGTAKAARNSAFQALLPIRGKILNVQKASLSQMLSNKECAAIIQVVGAGSGASFDIEQARYNKVIMMTDADVDGAHIRILLLTLFYRYMRPLIEHGHVYAAVPPLHRIALAGSHKGEVIYTYSDDELAGKLAELDRKRIAYNPDIQRYKGLGEMDADQLADTTMDPRTRMLRRIRMEDAAEASGIFSLLMGDDVPPRKAFIVDNADDFDRSKIDT, translated from the coding sequence ATGGCCAAGGAAAGCTATGGCGCCGATAGCCTTACCGTGCTGGAGGGGCTTGACGCGGTGCGCAAGCGCCCCGGCATGTACATCGGCACCACCGACAGCCAGGGCCTGATGCACTGCCTGTGGGAGATCATCGACAATTCGGTCGACGAGGCGCTGGCCGGCGCCTGCGACCGCATCACCGTGACCCTGCATACGGACGGATCGGTCGAGGTCGCCGACAACGGCCGCGGCATCCCCGTGGACGTCGAGCCCAAGACCGGCCTCACCGGCGTCGAGGTCGTGCTCACCAAGCTGCATGCCGGCGCCAAGTTCGGCAACGCTTCCTACAATGCGGCCGGCGGCCTGCACGGCGTCGGCTCGTCCGTCGTCAACGCGCTGAGCTCGCGCCTCGACGTCGAGGTCGACCGCGACGGCAAGACGCACCACATGGCGTTCCATCAGGGACATCCCGGCGTGTACACGGACGCGGATCCGGCCAACCCGTTCCCCGACTCGCCTTTCAAGCGCACCCGCAAGAACCGGCCGACCGAGCTGGAGATCATCGGCAAGGTCAGCCCGAAGACGACCGGCACCCGGATCCGGTACTGGGCGGACCCCGAAATCTTCAACGACACGGCCGAATTCAGCTATGAGCAGCTCATCGACCGCGTGCGCCAGACCAGCTTCCTCGTGCCGGGGCTGAAGATCACCGTCATCGACGAGACCGTTCCCGAAACCGGCGACGAATCGGTCGACGAACTGCGTGAGGTCGACGACGCCGCCATGCCGGAAGAGCAGGCCTCCCCGGAGGCCGGCGACGCTGTCGCACACGAATCCGAATCCGACGGAGCGGACGCTGGGACCGAGGACGGCGGCGCCTCCCCGGATATCCCGTCCGCCGCGGTCACGCTCGCCAAGTCCGACGCCGCGAACCACGCGCACCGCCGCGTCGAGGAGTTCTGCCACACCGGCGGCGTCAGGGACTTCGTGGACTTCCTCTCGCAGGGCGAGCCGGTGTCCGACATCTGGCGCATCACCGGCGAGGACACGTACGTCGAGGAGACACAGGCCGTCGGCGAGGGCGGCGAGCTGCACGCGCAGAAGGAGACGCGCACCTGCGGCGTCGACATCGCGCTGCGCTGGGTGAACGGCTACGACACCGTGATGCGCAGCTTCGTCAACGTGGTCGAGACGCCGGGCGGCGGCATGCACGTCGACGGCTTCCTGCTGGGAATCACCAAGCAGGTGCGCAAGACCGTCGAGGACAACGCGCGCAAGCTCAAGGTGAACCTCAAGGACTCCAACACGCGCATCGAGCGCGACGACATCCTGGCCGGCCTGGTGGCCGTGGTCACCGTGCGCATCGCCGAGCCGCAGTTCCAGGGGCAGACCAAGGACGTGCTCGGCACCGCCCCGGTCAAGCCGATCGTCACCAGGATGACCGACAAGCAGTTCGGCGAGCTGATCACCGGCTCCAAGCGCGGCTACAAGGAGCAGTCCGGCCGCGTGCTCGAGAAGATCGTCGGCGAGATGCACGCCCGCATCCAGGCGCGCAAGACCAAGGAGGTCACGCGGCGCAAGAACGCGCTCGAATCCGCGTCCATGCCGCCGAAGCTCTCCGACTGCCAGCCGGGCAACGACGACGTGGCCGAACTGTTCATCGTCGAGGGCGATTCCGCGCTCGGCACCGCCAAGGCGGCCCGCAACTCCGCGTTCCAGGCGCTGCTGCCGATCCGAGGCAAGATCCTCAACGTGCAGAAGGCCAGCCTCTCGCAGATGCTGTCCAACAAGGAGTGCGCGGCCATCATCCAGGTGGTCGGCGCCGGGTCGGGGGCCAGCTTCGACATCGAACAGGCGCGGTACAACAAAGTCATCATGATGACCGATGCCGACGTCGACGGCGCGCACATCCGCATCCTGCTGCTCACCCTGTTCTACCGGTACATGCGCCCGCTCATCGAGCACGGGCACGTGTACGCCGCCGTGCCGCCGCTGCACCGCATCGCGCTCGCCGGATCGCACAAGGGCGAGGTGATCTACACGTATTCCGACGACGAGCTCGCCGGCAAGCTCGCCGAGCTCGACCGCAAGCGCATCGCCTACAACCCCGACATCCAGCGCTACAAGGGTCTCGGCGAGATGGACGCCGACCAGCTGGCCGACACCACGATGGACCCGCGCACGCGCATGCTGCGCCGCATCCGCATGGAGGACGCCGCCGAGGCGAGCGGGATCTTCAGCCTGCTCATGGGCGACGACGTGCCCCCGCGCAAGGCCTTCATCGTCGACAACGCCGACGACTTCGACCGCTCCAAGATCGACACCTGA
- a CDS encoding RNA polymerase sigma factor, whose product MAKKDAKATTDNAEQLDKATSTKRKAASAGRKPSRKGATKKAASDTARKVTAKEDPITANDPDVGEDVLDDEDQDGEADLDDLEDDESGLDDEDEGDEELDEDSDIADDEDEVKRKEPETPKEKGAFVVRDDDDDDNLTPSGNPKRRVIAAGATADPVKDYLKQIGRVSLLNAEQEVDLSERIEAGLYAQHLLDTQSEGMDFKRKRELKWAASDGKKAKDHLLEANLRLVVSLAKRYTGRGMLFLDLIQEGNLGLIRAVEKFDWKKGFKFSTYATWWIRQAITRAMADQARTIRVPVHMVEVINKLSRVQRQMLQDLGREPTPDELARELDMPVEKVQEVQKYGREPISLHTPLGEDGDSEFGDLIEDTDAIAPSDAVAFSLLQEQFKQVLETLSPREAGVIRMRYGLEDGQPKTLDDIGRVYGVTRERIRQIESKTMSKLRHPSRSQTLSDFLDQ is encoded by the coding sequence TTGGCCAAGAAGGATGCGAAGGCAACGACGGACAATGCTGAGCAGCTCGACAAGGCGACATCCACGAAGAGGAAGGCCGCCTCGGCTGGCCGCAAGCCTTCGAGGAAAGGCGCCACGAAGAAGGCCGCGTCCGACACCGCCCGCAAGGTGACGGCGAAGGAGGATCCGATCACCGCGAACGATCCCGATGTCGGCGAGGACGTGCTGGACGACGAGGACCAGGACGGCGAGGCCGACCTCGACGATCTGGAGGACGACGAGTCCGGCCTGGACGACGAGGACGAGGGCGACGAGGAGCTGGACGAGGATTCCGACATCGCCGACGACGAGGACGAGGTCAAGCGCAAGGAGCCCGAGACGCCCAAGGAAAAGGGCGCGTTCGTCGTGCGCGACGACGATGACGACGACAACCTGACCCCCTCGGGCAACCCCAAGCGCCGGGTCATCGCGGCCGGCGCCACCGCCGACCCCGTCAAGGACTACCTCAAGCAGATCGGCCGCGTGAGCCTGCTGAACGCCGAGCAGGAGGTCGACCTGTCCGAGCGCATCGAGGCCGGCCTGTACGCGCAGCACCTGCTGGACACCCAGAGCGAGGGCATGGACTTCAAGCGCAAGCGCGAGCTCAAGTGGGCCGCGTCCGACGGCAAGAAGGCCAAGGACCACCTGCTCGAGGCCAACCTGCGACTCGTGGTGTCGCTCGCCAAGCGGTACACCGGCCGCGGCATGCTCTTCCTCGATCTGATCCAGGAGGGCAACCTCGGCCTGATCCGCGCCGTCGAGAAGTTCGACTGGAAGAAGGGCTTCAAGTTCTCGACCTACGCCACGTGGTGGATCCGCCAGGCCATCACCCGCGCCATGGCCGACCAGGCCCGCACCATCCGCGTGCCCGTGCACATGGTCGAGGTCATCAACAAGCTGTCCCGCGTGCAGCGCCAGATGCTGCAGGACCTGGGCCGCGAGCCCACGCCCGACGAGCTGGCGCGCGAGCTCGACATGCCGGTCGAAAAGGTGCAGGAGGTGCAGAAGTACGGTCGCGAGCCGATCTCGCTGCACACCCCGCTGGGCGAGGATGGCGATTCCGAGTTCGGCGACCTGATCGAGGACACCGACGCCATCGCGCCGTCCGACGCGGTCGCGTTCTCACTGCTGCAGGAGCAGTTCAAGCAGGTGCTGGAGACGCTGTCCCCGCGTGAGGCCGGCGTGATCCGCATGCGCTACGGCCTCGAGGACGGCCAGCCGAAGACGCTCGACGACATCGGCCGCGTGTATGGCGTGACGCGTGAGCGCATCCGCCAGATCGAGTCGAAGACCATGTCGAAGCTGCGCCACCCCTCGCGTTCGCAGACCCTGAGCGACTTCCTCGACCAGTGA
- a CDS encoding polyprenyl synthetase family protein — MCTQTDRTLIESRIAELVRRHAAATGEVVDPACRSVLDEVINQAVTSSEGGKRLRALLVLSAFDAASATGAGSGAGIRSHVADIACAIEVFQTAALVHDDIIDDSDLRRGKPSAHRALSDATSSQAIGRGLGIMLGDLLATASVDIANKAARHCPNADTIIGSFLTMHREVEIGQVLDLAVEMTSLSDPQALAQASLNVFRWKTASYTTIAPIELALLAAGRAPAEARSQALAVGRPLGLAFQLVDDLLDVIGSSARTGKPIGGDIREGKRTVLLADALAAASPAERAELIAMFEAPARDEDEVSRAIGLFESTGAVGRSKERIAGLWNEAREAIGTLGLDRESADALTEACARFVPLA; from the coding sequence ATGTGCACGCAGACAGACCGGACCCTCATCGAATCACGAATCGCCGAACTGGTTCGCCGCCATGCCGCGGCGACGGGCGAGGTGGTCGACCCCGCATGCCGATCGGTGCTTGACGAGGTCATCAACCAGGCGGTGACCTCCAGCGAGGGGGGCAAGCGCCTGCGCGCCCTGCTCGTGCTGAGCGCCTTCGACGCGGCCTCGGCCACGGGCGCGGGCTCCGGGGCCGGCATCCGTTCGCATGTGGCGGACATCGCCTGCGCGATCGAGGTGTTCCAGACCGCCGCGTTGGTGCACGACGACATCATCGACGACTCCGATCTGCGGAGGGGCAAGCCCTCCGCCCATCGGGCGCTGTCCGACGCCACCAGCAGCCAAGCCATCGGCCGCGGCCTGGGCATCATGCTCGGCGACCTGCTGGCCACCGCCAGCGTCGACATCGCCAACAAGGCCGCGAGGCACTGCCCCAATGCGGACACCATCATCGGCTCGTTCCTCACCATGCACCGCGAGGTCGAGATCGGGCAGGTGCTCGATCTCGCCGTGGAGATGACGTCGCTGAGCGACCCGCAGGCCCTCGCGCAGGCCTCGCTGAACGTCTTCAGGTGGAAGACCGCCAGCTACACCACCATCGCCCCCATCGAACTCGCCCTGCTCGCTGCCGGCCGCGCCCCGGCCGAGGCGCGGAGCCAGGCACTTGCGGTCGGCCGGCCGCTCGGGCTGGCGTTCCAGCTGGTCGACGACCTGCTGGACGTGATCGGCTCGAGCGCGCGCACCGGCAAGCCGATCGGCGGCGACATCCGCGAGGGCAAGCGCACGGTGCTGCTGGCCGACGCGCTGGCGGCGGCCAGCCCCGCCGAACGAGCCGAACTCATCGCGATGTTCGAGGCGCCGGCGCGCGACGAGGACGAGGTGAGCCGCGCGATCGGACTGTTCGAGAGCACCGGCGCGGTCGGCCGCTCGAAGGAGCGCATCGCCGGCCTGTGGAACGAGGCCAGGGAAGCGATCGGCACGCTCGGATTGGACCGGGAATCCGCCGATGCGCTGACCGAGGCCTGCGCCCGTTTTGTACCTCTTGCATAA
- a CDS encoding Stk1 family PASTA domain-containing Ser/Thr kinase, with product MSEAAYTPEGQMIEGRYRIIRKIAEGGMASVYEALDERLDRTVAIKVMHTQLAQGPHRDQFVERFRREAKSAAAIANPHIVQVYDTGEVNGLDFLVMEFVHGVNLRREMNEQGTFSVRETLRIVAETLDGLASAHRAGVVHRDIKPENILLNDRGHVQITDFGLAKAASQATLSSTGMLLGTAAYLAPEMIEDNQATPQGDLYSVGIMAWEMLAGEVPFVSDNPVTLVFKHVHEDVPSVAIPCPGIDPQVAAFIAHLTARAVENRPVDASAAVAELRELSARLDIPAWTYRKAPAADNGHDTAAVPVNGVAGTLAGTEPADLALGFDDDPADSAIMTAAALPPAPPAPPAPPAPPVSPARTDTAEHASDAETTAINAGQPSEASSTATAVLGTADGGHMPVSPSATQVLPSGDSAHPTTAIAGTRDVPTQTFATVDPQTEQGGEPDQPGEPAAMQPQDAGHPKRRSRKALIIVVVLLFVIASVGGGISWWHFLGPGSYWSVPQPDDVSCTEGKTCSIAGANWSKYRSTLNVSGIPFTEQQRYDDTIAEGDIISATPGNVGDRISKRSNDAMTVVVSKGVRTATMPSDILDPSSANGKDVLGALKTAGFDNVAHDESQDVYSETLPAGAAISIDGADPGATVKHNTQITVVLSKGPMPVEMPDIVGKTKDEMQSAFDELKLTANVTEQYDDKIAAGQVISASKNAGDQLHWGDAVDVVVSKGPETITLENYVGQKASTAKAALEKLGFTVTVKSQITLDSSKDKLVASQDPTGGTVVRLRDENGKANAVTLTMYSSLL from the coding sequence ATGAGTGAAGCCGCATATACGCCCGAGGGGCAGATGATCGAGGGGCGCTACCGTATCATCCGCAAGATCGCCGAGGGCGGCATGGCCTCGGTGTATGAGGCCCTGGATGAGCGTCTGGACCGTACCGTGGCCATTAAGGTCATGCACACGCAGCTCGCGCAGGGCCCCCACCGAGACCAGTTCGTCGAGCGTTTCCGCCGCGAGGCCAAGTCGGCCGCCGCGATCGCCAACCCGCATATCGTGCAGGTGTACGACACCGGCGAGGTGAACGGACTGGACTTCCTGGTCATGGAGTTCGTGCATGGCGTGAATCTGCGCCGCGAGATGAACGAGCAGGGCACGTTCAGCGTGCGCGAGACGCTGCGCATCGTCGCCGAGACCCTGGACGGGCTGGCGTCCGCGCACCGCGCCGGCGTGGTGCACCGCGACATCAAGCCCGAGAACATCCTGCTCAACGACCGCGGCCACGTGCAGATCACCGACTTCGGCCTGGCGAAGGCCGCATCCCAGGCCACGCTGTCGTCCACCGGCATGCTACTCGGCACCGCCGCGTATCTCGCCCCGGAAATGATCGAGGACAACCAGGCCACCCCGCAGGGTGACCTGTATTCGGTCGGCATCATGGCGTGGGAGATGCTCGCCGGCGAGGTGCCGTTCGTCTCCGACAACCCGGTGACGCTGGTGTTCAAGCACGTGCACGAGGACGTGCCCTCCGTCGCCATCCCCTGCCCCGGCATCGACCCGCAGGTCGCCGCCTTCATCGCGCATCTGACCGCGCGCGCCGTGGAGAACCGGCCGGTCGATGCGTCGGCGGCCGTCGCCGAGCTGCGCGAGCTGAGCGCCAGGCTCGACATCCCCGCATGGACGTATCGCAAGGCTCCGGCGGCCGACAACGGCCACGACACCGCCGCCGTGCCGGTGAACGGCGTGGCCGGCACGCTCGCCGGCACCGAGCCGGCCGATCTGGCGCTTGGATTCGACGACGATCCGGCCGACAGCGCCATCATGACGGCAGCCGCGCTGCCGCCGGCCCCGCCCGCTCCCCCGGCTCCCCCGGCACCGCCAGTGTCTCCGGCGCGGACCGATACGGCGGAGCACGCTTCCGACGCCGAGACCACGGCCATCAACGCGGGCCAGCCATCCGAGGCATCGTCCACCGCCACCGCCGTGCTCGGCACCGCGGACGGCGGCCATATGCCCGTTTCCCCGTCCGCGACCCAGGTGCTGCCGAGCGGCGATTCGGCGCATCCGACAACCGCGATCGCCGGCACGCGTGACGTTCCGACCCAGACCTTCGCCACGGTGGACCCGCAGACGGAACAGGGCGGAGAGCCCGATCAGCCGGGCGAACCAGCCGCCATGCAGCCTCAGGATGCCGGGCACCCCAAGCGCCGGTCCCGCAAGGCGCTCATCATCGTGGTGGTGCTGCTGTTCGTCATCGCCTCCGTCGGCGGGGGCATCTCGTGGTGGCATTTCCTCGGCCCGGGCAGCTACTGGAGCGTGCCCCAGCCCGACGACGTGAGCTGCACCGAGGGGAAGACGTGCAGCATCGCCGGCGCGAACTGGAGCAAGTACCGCAGCACGCTCAACGTGTCGGGCATCCCGTTCACGGAACAGCAGCGGTACGACGACACCATCGCGGAGGGCGACATCATCTCCGCGACGCCCGGCAACGTCGGCGACCGCATCAGCAAGCGGAGCAACGACGCGATGACCGTGGTCGTGTCGAAGGGCGTGAGGACCGCGACCATGCCGTCCGACATCCTCGACCCGAGCTCCGCCAACGGCAAGGACGTGCTTGGCGCGCTGAAGACGGCCGGATTCGACAACGTCGCGCACGACGAATCGCAGGACGTCTATTCGGAGACCCTGCCGGCCGGCGCGGCGATCAGCATCGACGGCGCCGATCCGGGCGCCACGGTGAAGCACAACACCCAGATCACCGTGGTGCTGTCCAAGGGGCCGATGCCGGTCGAGATGCCCGATATCGTGGGCAAGACGAAGGACGAGATGCAGTCGGCGTTCGACGAGCTCAAGCTCACCGCGAACGTCACCGAGCAGTACGACGACAAGATCGCCGCCGGGCAGGTGATCTCCGCGTCGAAGAACGCCGGCGACCAGCTGCATTGGGGCGATGCGGTCGACGTGGTGGTCTCCAAGGGCCCCGAAACGATCACACTGGAGAACTATGTCGGCCAGAAGGCCAGCACGGCGAAGGCGGCGCTGGAGAAGCTCGGGTTCACGGTCACCGTCAAGTCCCAGATCACCCTCGACTCGTCGAAGGACAAGCTCGTCGCCTCGCAGGACCCGACGGGCGGCACCGTGGTGCGCCTGCGCGACGAGAACGGCAAGGCCAACGCCGTCACCCTCACCATGTATTCGTCGCTGCTGTAG
- a CDS encoding lysophospholipid acyltransferase family protein has protein sequence MLYWFFVKGLGPIARHRLGPTAKGLNNVPRTGGGIIAANHLAVIDDALIPITCPRMVHFMGKAEYFEGKGIKGKFKKWWFTSVGVFPVDRSGGSKSLGALAHAREIIEDGHLFGIHIEGTRSPDGRLYKGHTGAARLAFETGCPIIPTAIIGSRELQKPGTVIPAKGRTQVIYGTPIPVERNDAPTHDELRELTDRVTRAIQAMSGQEYVDEYAQKVKERLKAQAAAAEQGESAAENGTRS, from the coding sequence GTGCTCTACTGGTTTTTCGTCAAAGGACTCGGGCCGATCGCCCGCCATCGTCTCGGACCGACCGCCAAGGGGCTCAACAACGTCCCCCGCACGGGCGGCGGCATCATCGCCGCGAACCATCTGGCGGTCATCGACGACGCGCTGATCCCCATCACCTGCCCGCGCATGGTGCATTTCATGGGCAAGGCCGAATACTTCGAGGGCAAGGGGATCAAGGGCAAGTTCAAGAAATGGTGGTTCACCTCGGTCGGCGTGTTCCCCGTCGACCGTTCGGGCGGTTCCAAGTCGCTCGGCGCGCTCGCGCACGCACGCGAGATCATCGAGGACGGGCACCTGTTCGGTATCCACATCGAGGGCACGCGCAGCCCGGACGGGCGCCTGTACAAGGGGCACACCGGCGCGGCGCGGCTGGCGTTCGAAACCGGCTGCCCGATCATCCCGACCGCGATCATCGGCTCCCGCGAGCTGCAGAAGCCCGGTACGGTGATTCCGGCCAAGGGGCGCACCCAGGTGATCTACGGCACGCCGATCCCGGTGGAGCGCAACGATGCGCCGACGCACGACGAGCTACGCGAGCTCACCGACCGGGTGACGCGCGCGATCCAGGCCATGAGCGGCCAGGAATACGTCGACGAATACGCGCAAAAGGTCAAGGAGCGCCTCAAGGCGCAGGCCGCGGCGGCCGAGCAGGGCGAATCGGCGGCAGAGAACGGGACACGGAGCTGA